The genomic stretch cgtcgtcgtcgccgtcgtcgcCGCCGCCTATAAGACGCTGACCACGCGCATTGTGGCGACCATGCTTGGCTTGGTGGCTGTCGGACTTTTCAGGCAGCGAGGCCTCGAAGCCCTGGAACAGCGAAAACTCGCTATTGTCCTCGGGAATGTTGGCGAGCAGGTCGTTGGGGATGTAGGCCAGAGCCCGCTGTTGGATCTCGGGGACGGATATGCGCGAGCGCACAATCTCGCGGGGCGTGGTTTGGGCAAAGGAAAAGACTGAGCGCTGCATCAGAGGACGCCTGAGCTCGCGGTGCAGCTCGCCAATGGCGTTTTGGTAGTGCTGGGAGACTCCTTCGGCGCCGATCAAGCTGCCAGCCGTGGCCGTGACTTTTTTGCCAAAAGCTTGCAGATGGCGGGTCTAGCGAGCAATTAGCATCCGATTCACTCTACACATGGAAATTGCGGTGGGGCTACATCTGGAAGAGAGTCGATGAAGCTTCCTtcgtcatcgttgtcgtAGCGCTGCTGCTGGGAAAAGCGCGGTGGCCGTGGGCTGGTGGACCTGCCGCGCCCTGGTGATCCATTGCGGGCGGTTGACGAGGCCATGCGGGCAGCGGGCAGAGGGCAGAGTCGAGGGGCAGAACAGTGCACTCAAGTTACGAGGTCGACTCTTCTTAGCTCATCTTCTTATCTTTGCATCGTGCACAAAAAATAGAGACGTCACGAGACGATGAGGTACAATGGGGTGCTTGGTGCCTGGTGCTGGTACTGGTGCTGGTACTGGTACTGGTAGACACGGTCTTTGGTGTTGTTCGGTGCATGAATGTGGACCGCAAGCCATTGGCACCCGCCTGCGTCATCCGCCCCCAAGCTCAACGCCGAAGGTCGGGAGTGCTAGTTACTGGGGACGGCCATGCTGACTGCGGCCAACACCATCTGCCAAAATGTCAAACAACACCCAACCCAGAATTATTCTCGCACTCTCACATTTCTATACAAACCATGGACGCCGCCATTGATCTCTCCGACGCCTCAAAGGCCCTCGACTTGGCCAACATTCGCTTCCAACTCATGTATCACGCCCTTCACTTGTGCGCACGACCCAAGATGCCCAGCTAACCACTAGCAGCCGCCTAGAGGATACAATCACCTTTCACCTGATCGAGCGCGTGCAGTTTCCCCTCAACCAGACCATTTACGTGCCCGGCGGTGTCGATATTGGCGAGCCCGACGTCAGTCTGTTCGAGTGGATGCTGCGTGAGCAGGAGCGACTGCAGTCACTCGTTCGCCGCTACCAGTCGCCCGACGAGTACCCCTTCTTCCCCCACGTACTCCAGACGCCCATCCTCAAACCCCTCCACTACCCGCAAATATTGCATCCCAACAATGTCAATGTCAACGCCCAATTAAAAGACTGCTACATCAAGCACATCCTCCCTGCAGCATGTATGCAGACGGACCGTGGGGATAGAGGCGAGTCACAGGAGAACTATGGCTCATCTGCCACGTGCGATGTCATGACCATCCAGGCCTTGTCGCGAAGGATCCACTTTGGCAAGTTCGTCGCCGAGGCAAAGTTCCAGCAAGAGACTGAGCGCTTCGTCAAGTTGATCAAAGAGGAAGACCGCAAGGGTATCGACGAAGCCATTACCAACGCCGCCGTAGAAAAGAAGGTTCTTGAGCGACTGAGATTAAAGGCAAAGACCTATGGCACTGACCCTGATCTGGGCGCCAATGGTTCATCCAAGGTTAATGCCGATGCCGTCGTTGCCATGTACAAGGTACGTTCATTCTGTCTGTGGGTGTATAATGCTGAAACAACTACAGGACTGGGTCATTCCTTTGACAAAGGAAGTCGAGGTAGAATACCTCATGCAACGCCTCAAGGGCACCCAATGGGAGTAGATTTCAACCGTGACAGATCGTCTAGAATGCACCGTTGAGACCCGGAACGACATTTCTCTCAGCTCCGACTTTTGCCACCGCCTCGCAAACTTCCGTCTTTTGGATTGCCGCTATCTCAATGTGTTGTGTGAAATCCGTGTGCTACCACAGGACTGTTGAGTACTCTCTCCAGAGCGTTTGGGCTTTCTCTAGATATCAGCTTGCGAGATATTGTAGAGCGTTGTTACTCTTATAGACTAAGATGGAAAGATAGACATGGTTATGAATAGACATGATGTACCATTCAAGACTATCGTACCATGTGGCTATCGCGCAGTGTGACCTTACCTCTAAACCCTTGTCCTTGACTTGAGCGTTTACACAACAGTCGGGAATGAATACACTAGAACCCCACACTAGAAGATACTGTGGCTTACAGTATCCTTGCCTGTCACTCGCTAAAGATAATTTACGCCTGCGCCGCATTCAAAGATGATTCTAGTCTGTTTACAGTTCCAAAAGATTCGCATCGCTATTCATTAGGTCCTACTCTAGCCAGACAATTGATACGTTAATATTAGTATATTTTTTAGTTAGTTAGCCTGTAGCACCTAAGATTATATACACGACTCCAGTTAGACCAGAATTTCGACAATAACAGCAAAGACGCATTTGGAGAACCACCTTTTTGACCTACAAGACTTCCCCAGCATTTACCGTAAACCACGCGGAATATCCCGTGAGAACTCCTAAACAATTCAGCCCTCATGTACTACTTTAGCGTAATCTTCCCAATATAAACCCTCATAAACGTACGTAGACAAACCAATCTTCCCATTTCTaacccccccccccctccCCAAGTACAACGACACCCGCAACACCCTCGACTTCCAGAAGGCAGAGTAGCCAGGGTACTACTGCTAGATTGTGCTTTACGAGCTCGTCGGCCACATCACCAGAAACACGCTCATCGAGGACGCCAACGGGAACAAAACGTTCAACAGGAAAACCCACCGATTAGTCCCCTGTCGTGGAACCTCTTGTTAAGACTCAGTGTAACCGGAGAAGACGTGGACAGGCGTGTTTTGGCGAGCCGGCAACGATGGTGAAGGAGTGTAGACGGAGCTTGTGCGTGCTGTGTTTTGATGGACGATGGGGGTTGCTGGGGTTATTTGGGCTTGACGGGGGGTCTGAGATTGTGGTTAGAGGACAAGTTGTAGGTGTGATGCGGGCTTGCAGTTAGGAAATATGGACGATGTAGATTGGAGGATTGTAAAATCGAAGATAGGGTACTACGAGGGGTTGGCGGCACGGTTGGAGGGCGAGTATGTGGTGTAGAGGGGAGTTGTGATGGAGGTTGTGATGGAGGGGGAGCCGAGGTAGGTGGTTATGAGGGGGATATGTTCTAAGGTTAGTAAGGGGTGGTGAGTTAAGGAAAGAGTTAGGCTTGTATATAAGGGCGAGCGAGAAGGGATAGGAGTTTAGGGTGTGGCTGCTTTGTAGGGAGGTGGTGGTTTCAAGTAACATTTAAGCTGAACAGCAGTGCAAAAAATACATCACACATGTGGCAAAGCGCGAATTCCAAAGACAAAATTAATAACTCCGTGTTCACTATCTGTAGTCCCTTAATCCATAGTCCCTTGATTCGTAACTCGTTGCAATAGCCCCCACTTGACAGGTCGTGGTTCTAGTGGGATACAGAGTACCTCCTGAATGGTAAGGTATTTAGTCGACCTTGAGCTTCTGAGGCTCACGCTTGTCAACCTTGAGCTTTTGAGGCTCGCGCTTGTCAACCTTGAGCTTCTGGGGCTCGCGCTTGTCGAACTTCAACTTCTGGGGCTCAGCCTCAGGCTCACGTTTGTCGACCTTGAGCTTTTGCGGCTCAGCCTCGGGCTCCCGCTTGTCGACCTTCAACTTCTGGGGTTCAGGCTCGCGCTTGTCGACCTTGAGCTTCTGTGGCTCAGCCTCGGGCTCCCGCTTATCGACCTTGAGCTTTTGGGGCTCGCGCTTGTCAACCTTCAACTTCTGGGGCTCGCGCTTATCGACTTTGAGCTTCTGAGGCTCTGGGTCACGCTTGTCAACCTTCAGCTTCTGGGGCTCACGCTTGTCGACCTTCAGTTTCTGAGGCTCACGCTTATCAACCTTCAATTTCTGAGGCTCTGGGTCGCGCTTGTCGACTTTAAGCTTCTGAGGCTCCCGTTTGTCGACCTTGAGCTTCTGAGGTTCGCGCTTATCAACCTTGAGCTTCTGAGGCTCCGCATTGCGGCGCATGAGGCTGTCAAGGCCTTCACGAGGAGCGAGAGCCAAGCCAGCTGTTAATCGTGTTAGAACGGGGCGACTATATTCCAGAGGGCGGGGTGTGAGAATATGGCTTACCTGGGCTGAGCGGGAATGAGACGGCCGAAGTGGCCATGAAGGCCACGGTGATGACGTTGGAAAACCTCATGATGGCGGTGTTTGGTGTTTTGGCGAAGACTGATCTGTATCGCTGAACGGAGAACTGGTTTATGCTGCTGGAGGAAGGCTGAGGACTCAATGGAGCTGATGCTGATTTGAATTCAAGTCACTGGACGAAGATATATAGTACACCTTCCTGACAGCCATTTCGCTGTCAGGATTACTACCGCCTGTCCGATACATTCATGGCATCGTAACATCATCCGGACCGTGTATGGCGGAGGTCTGTTCCTGATGGCGTGTAATGGTACCCGGAAGATTTTGTCGGCGGAATGAAGACGTTAAAGTGATGGGTTCCGAAAGTTAGTCCAGGGGGTCCTGCCTCCGGGATTCCCTCCGGAGTTGCCAAATCGGGTCGGTGCCGGAAACACCGGCGATAGATGATACCGACTACCATTGTCGGCCTGACGAATTCGACTTCGACTACCATGCGTCCAGTTAAAGATATACCTGTAAAGATTTCGCCATGGCAAAGAGAAACGCCTAAACACGTCCAAAACAATGCAGGGAAGTTTTCCTCGACCATCCATGTCCATGGATATGACCGACGTGGAGATGGAAGCGAGCAGTTCAAGAAGCAGCAGAAGCAGCAGTAGCATCAACAGCTCAGATGTCACGCTTGATTATTATGAAGAACGCACACCTTCTATCAGCAGATGGAGACTGCTTGTCCTGACACTACCGAACTTTGGGTGAGCAAGATATCCCCCTAACGTGATCATTTGCATGCAACTGACAAACTTTACCAGCATTCAAGTACTCTGGCTTATCATGATGTCTTACGGCACGCCTTACATGACTACTCTTGGTATACCAAATTCGATCACAACGCTGGTATGGCTCTCAGGACCTGTCAGTGGCGCACTGGTTCAGCCACTATTCGCAGCCCTCTCGGATGGCACACGACATCCATGGGGAAAGCGCAAGCCGTATATCGCTGGTGGTGCCAGCTTCGTTTCACTCTCGCTCCTTGGCCTCGCATGTGCTGAGGATATGTCATCCTGGCTCACAAGCACGTCGTCTTCCCACAAGCACATATATGCAATGGGTCCACCCAAGGCTAGCGCATTGACGAAAATACTTGTCGCATTCTGGGTTTGTGCGCTCAACATTGCCATCCAGCCGCTTCAGAACGGGGTGCGCGCCCTCATTATCGACAGCTGCCCCCCGCACCAGCAGAGTACCGCAGCGGCGTGGAGTGCGCGCTTCAACGGTCTGGGTGCTGTGGCCATTTCGGCGTCCGCTTTTGCTGACGTCGAGGCGTGGGCGCCGGTACTTGGTGAGACCAAGTTCAAGGCGCTGTGCGTGCTGGCGGTACTCGCACTCGGTGCTGCCATTGCACCAGCATGCGCTTTGGTACCGGACGAGCCCAGCAGGGAGGTTGACGCGCGCCATAGAGCAGTGAGTCTGTTTGCACGTCTCTGGAGGACCGCCGGGAATCTTCCACCAGTGACAAGGCAGGTGTGCAAGGTGCAGTCATGCGCCTTCACGGCTTGGTTCTCAGTGTTGTACTACTCCACCACCTACGTCTACCAGACCTTTGTCATCGACCAACACGTCCACCTCGACCCTGACATCTTCGGTGCTGCCGATCCTCGTCTCATCGACATGGGCAAGCATGCGGGAACCCGTGCCTCGCTCGTTTTCGCCTGTGTCACCTTCGCTTCGTCCCTCATTCTACCGCTCATCGCCCGCCATTCAGTGCTCCAGCAAATCTCCGGTCACCACGTGCTGGTAGTGACAGTATGCGGACTTTCGCTTGGCCGTATCTGGTACCTTGCACACTGCCTGTTCGCTGCGTTGATGTTTCTGACTTGTTTCGTCTACACCGTGCCCGCCGCCACTATCATTGTCGGCGCACTTGGCGTTGCCTGGTCCGTCGCGTCATGGGCACCGTACGCGCTGATTAGCACTGAGATTGCCAGTCTGAAGGCTCGAAGGGAGGGGGGAGATGGTTCAACGGAGAAAGATATGGGAAATTGGACGGATGAGACCACGGCAGGTATCATGGCCATTCACAATATGGCCGTTTCCTTGCCGCAGATTGGCGCAGCGCTGGGGTGCACTGTGCTGTTCAAGCTCGTGGAGATTTCAAAGAGGGACGATCCGGCCGCGTTTGCTTTCAAGTTTGCAGGTATTATGGCAGTGGTAGCGGCGTGGATGGGGAGATCTTTGTGGTGATCATGAAAACAGGAACTTGACTGCGTAGAAGCACAGCATAACATTAGTCTAATGAATCTATGAATCTATGAATCTATGAAGCAGGGCAATAGAAGAGCAATTTCAACTCATTTCACCATCCATCTCGACAACGCCCACCAAATCATGGTCTGAGGGAGTGGGAAACAAAGCGGAGACTAAGATGTGCTGGTGTTGGTTTGGCCACATGACTGCTATTACCGGGTCTATTCCGTATTCTTCCTCTAATAGCTACCCTGAGAGCCCTAATTCACGATTCTCCACATAGATCTCAACACGTTGATCTTACTTCACAAATTGGGCCGATAGAGCTCAGCATGCTTAATCCGGCAAAATCGTCCGGTTTCAATTGGAGGCGTTCAAGACATTCTTCTAGGTAATTATATACGAGCTCGATCGGTACTATGACCCCGACCCCTCCAACTACCATCCAACCTACAACTTGTACAACATGGCTCTCATCAACAAGCAGGATAGGAAAGCTCAACCCTTGTGATTACCGATTCCAAGGGTACCGACGTATTCGCCAAAGTGTCCGAGCAGTGCTCAGTATGGTGATATGTCGCCAATGAACTCTCCATCTTCCACCCCCGTTCAATTGCGCGGTGCATCATCTTCCAACCGTATATGCAGTGAAAGACATGGAAGCGGCGATCCGTCCACATCAACTCTGTCGTCTTGCTGATGGCTTCCAGCGACGGAATCTTGGTCCGCTCCTCCGGAAGCGCTTCCGGCCTTGTCGAGTTGCTCAAGTAGAAGTTCCACGGTCCTTCTTCCATGAATTTCGTCGTAAGCTCGCCATCGTAGCACTCCAGTGGCAGCCAGGATACCGTCATGAGGTCGAAGACGCAACCTGCTGCCTCGGCCTCGGCCGGAGAGCTACCACAAAGCTTTGCGGTGCCAGCTTTGTAGCCAGCGGATGCTTGAAGGCCTTGCGAATGTCCTTGGGATGAGGCCTCGCATGAGAGGCCTAGTTTTGGGAGGATGCGAGGGAGTATCAGAGCGAGGAGGATGGCGAGAGACAGTAAGAGAAGGAGGGCGATGCCATAGATGAGGATAGTCAAGGCCGTGATGACCAAAGCGTTTATGGTCTTATTGGTCGTCCGAGATCCTGTTGAATGCTCGACCTCGTCTTCGCTTTCATCGTGATCGAGTTGGGAGTACTTGGGTAAGGATGATACGCTTGACATGCTTAGATTGGCGGATTACCAGCGCTTGATGCGCGTTCGCGCATCGATTAAGAACATCAGGTATGTGAAATGCCTGCATATGAAATCCTTGATCATTGACGCTTGGTAGCAATGACCGGAAGTTCCAACTCTCGGAGGGTGTTCTCGGAGCGCGGGCGACACGTTCAAACGTTCAAACCCATGCCAACCCGGTGGAAACTCGCGGAGGCGTTGTCGATCTATTTTTTGGCACCAGTAGGGCACGGTAGAAACCGTCATCTTGTGGAGAAGAGTGGTTTGGCTATTCCTTAGCCACCTGGATATGTAAGCGCTTTTAATCTACACAGCTCCTGTGTCACAGCTTCCAAGGGTAGCTGAGCTCAGCACTGCATGTATCCGTCCCACCAGCTCCACACACGTGCGTACAGCGGCATAAGTTCTCGCCGCACATGGTTGTATGTGGCTGGTATCCCTCGCAGTCGCAGTCGGTCCTCACAAGGCGTATCCGGAGGGTAGTAAGATACGAGACGAGATACGAGCTTGGAAGCCTGCAATTGTTCCGTGATTCTGAAATCCGGTAGCAAGTCACATATACCTGCCGGGAATCTGTACGAGCTTGTAGCTTGTCTGTAGCTAATTTACGATGATGCTGTACGTACGTCCGTCCAGTAACGGCAAGTAAAGCGCTGAATGTGCGTCTGTGCTCCGGCGCTGCT from Pyrenophora tritici-repentis strain M4 chromosome 1, whole genome shotgun sequence encodes the following:
- a CDS encoding Tymo-45kd-70kd multi-domain protein, with the protein product MRFSNVITVAFMATSAVSFPLSPAGLALAPREGLDSLMRRNAEPQKLKVDKREPQKLKVDKREPQKLKVDKRDPEPQKLKVDKREPQKLKVDKREPQKLKVDKRDPEPQKLKVDKREPQKLKVDKREPQKLKVDKREPEAEPQKLKVDKREPEPQKLKVDKREPEAEPQKLKVDKREPEAEPQKLKFDKREPQKLKVDKREPQKLKVDKREPQKLKVD
- a CDS encoding MFS-1 multi-domain protein; the protein is MSYGTPYMTTLGIPNSITTLVWLSGPVSGALVQPLFAALSDGTRHPWGKRKPYIAGGASFVSLSLLGLACAEDMSSWLTSTSSSHKHIYAMGPPKASALTKILVAFWVCALNIAIQPLQNGVRALIIDSCPPHQQSTAAAWSARFNGLGAVAISASAFADVEAWAPVLGETKFKALCVLAVLALGAAIAPACALVPDEPSREVDARHRAVSLFARLWRTAGNLPPVTRQVCKVQSCAFTAWFSVLYYSTTYVYQTFVIDQHVHLDPDIFGAADPRLIDMGKHAGTRASLVFACVTFASSLILPLIARHSVLQQISGHHVLVVTVCGLSLGRIWYLAHCLFAALMFLTCFVYTVPAATIIVGALGVAWSVASWAPYALISTEIASLKARREGGDGSTEKDMGNWTDETTAGIMAIHNMAVSLPQIGAALGCTVLFKLVEISKRDDPAAFAFKFAGIMAVVAAWMGRSLW